The Leadbettera azotonutricia ZAS-9 genome has a window encoding:
- a CDS encoding bifunctional adenosylcobinamide kinase/adenosylcobinamide-phosphate guanylyltransferase: MIILITGGVKSGKSTHALDLAIKEWKPSPNKPISFIATAEALDNEMKLRIAKHQEERTRLAGAGSFITREETIELDKAIIAAGQRAVVDCIPMWINNLIYYKREDDFRTILDAFIKGIKDCIIVTNETGLGNIPFDEMTRHYNLLLAEANRKIAMAADSVLFMVSGIPMKVK; encoded by the coding sequence ATGATTATATTAATTACAGGTGGTGTAAAATCCGGAAAATCGACCCATGCTTTGGATCTTGCGATCAAAGAATGGAAACCTTCTCCAAATAAACCCATATCCTTTATTGCCACAGCCGAAGCTTTGGATAACGAAATGAAATTGCGTATTGCAAAACATCAGGAGGAACGTACAAGGCTTGCGGGAGCGGGTTCTTTTATCACCAGGGAGGAAACAATTGAACTGGATAAGGCGATTATTGCCGCAGGGCAGAGAGCTGTGGTCGATTGTATACCTATGTGGATAAATAACCTCATATATTACAAACGGGAAGATGATTTCCGCACCATCCTTGATGCATTTATCAAAGGAATAAAAGACTGCATTATTGTAACCAATGAAACAGGGCTCGGAAATATTCCTTTTGACGAAATGACGCGCCATTACAATCTCCTTTTGGCTGAAGCAAACCGGAAAATAGCAATGGCGGCTGACAGTGTTTTATTTATGGTTTCCGGTATCCCCATGAAGGTTAAATAA